CacttgaaattaaaagaattatatatatatatatatatatatatatatagagagagagagagagagagacgagaATTTGCCAACAACCAATCAGCTCAGGCTGGATCCAGAGTcccaatttatatttatattttctaagggacaaagaaaataaaattaaaaaaagatacaCAAAAATTTGCCAATTACTtggtggttttttttatttttttaattttattttaccaGAACGATTGGATAATAGATTAATCATCATCAAGGTCATCTTCTCCTTCACTAAAGAAACTCCATAATGACGTGATGCCAGATACTTATATAATATCACTCTTTTAGAAATGGGGTTTGAATGATTTCGATATTCGATTAGGTTCAACGGCTAGTCCCATGTGATTTTATGCCATTGGATGAAAGTTTGATGGAGCttcttgaaacaacaagaaaaaaaattcaaaataatgaTAGATATTATATTCGTGacattattaatttatatcaTATTTGGCAAATTACCCCATATGATTGGGAAGTAAGGATATCGTGTCCTATAGTACTAGTCCATTTTTAACAATTCATTAAtgcatggtttttctttttgatgcATACTAACGTATACAAATACTTTGAATGATCATTTGTGATGCCATTATAAATTAGGAACTCCAACTAGAAACAAATACACTGAAGAACAGAGGAAATTCAAGCTATAACAAGAGATATATCGAGCACATTGAAATCCATATATGTGttccaaattttatttttacaaatcAAATATGACAAgagaacaattttttttctccatcttGCTGTGAGCCAATTATAAAGTTTGTGAGTCCATTAGGGTTTCTGGCGAACTCTCTTATATCTTCAATTGTATTTAATAATCTTTGGTTTTTGGAAATAGAGGCGGATCATTCGATGATTGAGAGGTTGCAATGGCCTTGCATTCATCTCTGCATACTGCAATTAGTTTAAGAACCACATTAGAAaaagcataaataaataaataaataaataaataaacagaacaaaaatattttctatGTGATCAAAGGATGGAAGCACAGACAGCCACTTACATCATACACAGACACTCGAAGTAGGTCTATCTGTTCGCTTGAAACTGTCCCAAACTGCATTGAGGCaattaaaatttatgtaaGGAACTAATAAGATAACGTTCTTGGCCCGCACGCaagaaatagaaattaaaaaagactaatgcaattaaaaagaaaaggcctATAGTTGAAGAGGGTTTACTTGTTGGCTCATGATCCAAATAACGCCTTCAGTGCATGGAGGAATGGTGAGTGAGCCTGTGTATCTGTAGTAGTTTTTTCCATCGAATTCTACTATTTCTGCAGGATCAATCACCCCAATGCTTCTCTCCGTATTTTTATCCGTCATAGATGCTATATCCCTCGTCAACTGGAAATTCAGAACCAGCACATGTTAAAGATTATTAGGACGTGTGGTACGTCCTGAGAAGACTTCACTAATTTCTTAGAAATTTGATATTGAAAACCTAAAAATCTAAGCTCTAAATGATGATCCTGCACCCTAAAACAGTCAactattaataaataatatcgaattaagttgaagaaaattgaGTGAAAGTGAGGTTTTCACGACACGTCATGTCTTTAAGAAAGATTAGATTTCCTGCACAATGTATAGTCTTACGCCTATAGCATGGCATGTGATGTACGTAGTATATTAAGGCATATAGTATGAGATTTGATGCGTGGTAATATTTTGTATTAGTGataagcaaaaaaaatattttgtcaaaaattAATACTGGTAACTCGGGCTAAGTGGTGTAATGTAGGATGCTCTTTCACCTTTGAGAGGAAGGCATCAGGGCTACCAATCTGGTAGAGGACTCCAACAACAGCAGTATTGCTTTCCACTTTCGGATCCGGGCTTTGATAAACCATGTGGAGCTCCATATCGTACCTAACACAGGAAACTAGATAATGAGAGACAtatcaacaaacaaattttatgCGTCAGAATTATGTGGCATTAAGAGAGACAGAGACCTCTTGCCATTAATGGAGTGCTCGGAGGGAGAGTGCCAGTGGCTTTGCTTTAAGAAATACTGAATGCCACTGATCTCAATCGATCCGGCGTTGCCTGCCCACTCAAGCTGCATCCACCACATAAGTATGATTATGAACTACCCTTTTGCGTAATTAATATCTCCTAAATATGATTATGAACTTCAGAGTTTCCTTAATTACCATAATGTCATGGCCTCTATTCTTGAGAGTGGCATTAGAAGGCTTGTAAATCCTCTTTAGCTCCACTAAGCTTGGGAGTATTTGAAAACTCTTACGTGGCAAATCTATTGGAGATTGCATGCCTCCATGTTTGCATGCTGCCCATTCTTTCTTGATCTCTCCCCAGTAAGCTGGCCCCTTCTTGCTTCCCTCAACATAATCAAAATCTCTCTCATCCTCTGCAccaatataatataacatatatGTATGAGCAACTCAATCTAAGAACTGCTAATTAAATGTTAAAGAATAAAAGCATGCATTTTCATTCTGCATACCAACTTCTTGAGCTTTGACGACTGATATTGTCGAATGCATGAACAGAAGTacaaaaactagaaaacaaGAAATGATGAAGATGGGTTTGCTTCGATGCTTCATGTTGATCATTTATCAGATAAAACATGCAAGTCTTTGTGATGTTCTGATCAGTAGGAGTTTTTTTATTggtatatatagataaaaacCACTGCAATTAAATTGAGGACAAAAAAGGGAGAGGCATTGCAATCACAAGTTTTTTGGATAGTCTTGGGCGGTATAACATGAGACGTCTCAGTACTAATGAATGCCATATAAATTACAAAGGCAATTGTATTGTACACTACCAGTTTTGAGTTTGCTACCGAAAGTTTTGCATGATTTTGATCAATGAGGAAAAGCCGGTAAAACTTAGACGAACATGAGCTGGGTAGAGTTTGGGTTGATTTTAGGTATAAATCGCATCACGCTTGAGAAGACATGTAAAAGGAAAGTTTCACAATCCAAGGATTTCACTTTGGTTTATATTACTTTGGAAACTCTAAACCCAAAGTAATTGCATCTGTTTATGCCGaacagaaaataaagtaaaatttgtttggacaaagaaaataaagaaaatgcataatttggaattttaacaTGGACTTAGCTAAGTTGGCTAGAGCGGATGTACTCCCCACTCTGCACCCGAGTTTGAATCATCCTcccataatttaaattaaattaaaattagaatATTGTTTGtatgataatatatatatatatatatatatagagacaCACACGCACGCTTGAGCTAGCAATACAATGAACCTTCGTGTTCTTCTTAATTTCTCTCATAAATAGGAGAATTTCTAAACAACTAGCCATACCCATACATGCATCTAGAAAATATTCTAAAATCTAAATTGTTTCCCAACAATATATCATGCAAAATATATTGATGTATAGGTCAATGAAATGATTTTTCAGGGTATAAAAAAGCATGACTTGGATGatcccttttattttatctacTGTTCAGATTTTGTGTGTTTTCAGGATTATAGCATTTACTTTGGCAGAGGAGAAATACCCGAAATTATAACCAACTTTGCACATCACCAAGCTAGCAATgccaaataaaaacaaagaaattaaaagctGGTTTAAATGCAACTAACACCGAATTCAAGaatcaaaatcagaaaatcaatataaataaaGGAAGCCTAAGAGCTTCATATACCCAAGCGTTTATCATAAGAATCAAAATCTCATCCTAAATTCAACCCGAGTTAATTACAAAAAGGGTGTACTCATTATACCAAATTAATTTAACTCTAGTTACAACAAGTGCTATAATGTAAAATTGCTAActaaaatacattgtagtgaCTCTTAACTTTTACTTTGGAATTGCCTTTGAAATTGTGAGACTTGCCTGCATATTTAGTTCGCTTCAATATCTCACACAAATTAGAGTAGTCAAATCAGTTAACATCTTTCTACAAAAAAGAGCTCACCCAATACAAACAAACAGTAAAAGTTGTGTTTATGCTCTTAGCATACACAGACTTGTATTTTGTTGCAGCAGATCATGCAATGCAAACAGTTCGTTAAGAAGTCAGTTGTTTATTATTTAGGATATAAAAAAGCATGACTTGAGTGCCTCACACTATTCGTTTTACTTTTGGTTCACATTTGGTGTGTTTTCGAGAATATTTTACAGCTCCTGCCCGGCCCTTAATTTGCGAATAGAAGGCTGCAAATGTAATTTTACAAGTTCTATATCTAGGCTGCGGCTGACacttcagaaaacaaaaacgagCATCTTGGAACTCAAACAAAAAAGCCAAACAAGACGTAtatcacctttttttttttttttttttggtgattaaAGAAATTGACATGAACAGAACCTGCTTCAATATGGTCTGAAATCAttatcagaaaaagaaaagggtcaGAAAGTTGGACATTTTTTAACGTGATCGCTTAAATTTCAAATGCAACTACAATGACCAtgaatccaaaaaaaattaaaaattaaaaattaagatcGAATTTACTTTCATCTAATTGAAATCAAGGTGATGTAGCCTCATTTTCTAGCAAAAATAAGGTCCACCCTGAATTCCCCCAGCTGCCAAACATTGGCTTCACAATaagacaaaaaacaaaattagaataGGTGAGTTGTACAGCTGGCAGTAAAAACAAATTCGCATGAGAATAGATGACTAGTCATTTCGGTTGACTAATCATACTACCTAATATTTAAATGAATGCACTGTATGATTTTTATCTTGAAGGATCTTGATTCCATTTGAGTCATGACAAGGTTAATCTCAATTTCTGTAATTATCTTGAGTGCAGATTTAACATAGCCTAAAATATTGAACTTGACTGATTACATAAGAGATTACAAGTTTGTCaaaaaaaagctaaaaatATTAGCTAGACAAAACCTAACAGAACCAATAATAGAATtcattttctctctgttttcttcattACCTCTTCTCTATTTTATGATCTTCATTTTATCTCtgtttttttcattatctCTTCTCTATTTTCTGATCttaacacaaacacaaacacaaacacccacattcaattcttctttttgaacaattatatcattttgtattttttctcAAGATTGTTTTTTGATTCACTCTTTTCCTGCACCTCAAGACATTGAAGCCAATCACCTCTTAGTGAATATATTAAGTTCACCAAAATAAAACTTGGGATATGAATATGAGTATGCAAAGATGATTGAGCCAGTATATATGTAGGTAGAATTTCATATAATTCGGGATTTCTATAGAGTACACTAGGTTTAGTCCAATCTTTCTCAATTTATTCTACCACATCACACtataaaatgattttataataatatatttagtTCACTCTAATATCTTatgtaaattaaaatatatttaaataaaataagaaaatagtGTTATACCCACCCATACAAGCAAAGATTAAAATCTCAATCTTACCATTACTTATCAATTCCAACAAGCATTATTTATTCTAATATATCATGCAAATGGTTGGTTAATAGgtgaaatttattatttaagggtataaAAGCATGAAGGGAGTCATCACACTATTTGTTTCTCCAACTGTTCATATTTTGTGCGTTTTCAAGACTAGCTGAGGAAACTTCACTTCGATTTTTTCAAGAGTTTGAAAATTTTCGTATAACTCTAGGTGTGAATAATCTTTACACATTTTTTACGTGGGAGACAAtagataaacaaaataaaaaaatttccgttcattttttatagaaaaatctaaGTGATGAGTTTCGAGGTATTTTACATATATGtacacacaaaaattatatacaaattGAGTTTCATTCtgttttccctttctttcaaTTAAAACCCCACACACAATCGCAAACTTTTATATGATATATTAAGATACAGAGACTTAATATAATTCATCAATGCGTTATAACATGAGTGAACAACTATAACTACTccttatatatatgcattatgagcttcaaaattttcctctGTATTGTCTGAGTTGTCCTCTATAGACTACGGTATACTTTTTCTTTGGCTGTCTACCTCATTTTTGAAACCtaaatatttctttctttaaggGATATTAGGAAGAAGGGGATCTCTAGAGGCCCAACTATTGGATTGATCATTGATGGGAGGTTGAAGAAGTTGTAATGCATTTTGAGCAACTTGCTAGGAGCGTAGAACTATCAGTCTCTAGTTTACCATAAAGCCCTTGACTGCTAATCAGCGACTTCAAGTTGAAGCTAGGCAAACACAcagagatatatataaatatattatacatttgGGATCTACTTAATCATCTACATCCATAAATCTTCTTTCAGTCAAAGAGGTAGGACCAAACATGTAATAAGAGTCAAAAGGGCATCAAACGTACGTATTAGTGGGCCGATGAGGATCAGGTACCAGCAAATTCACTACTCCAATGATTTCAACAAGAGAACGTTGTATTGTATATATTAAGAACCATTATCCAAAAGCAgattcttatatatatatatacagaaaaaTTCTTTTATGCAGACATTCCGACGTTATTATCGTGTGAACACTACGTATTTTGTACTACATCTCCCTACTTTTCTGTCTGTTTATAATACATTATGCATGATAATAACGTGCGAACATTAGAGAATAACTATCtatatttcatatatttttaagtagttttttctttcttctgttACTATATATAGCTAGTTAGAGAGTTTGCATGGATCTAAAAATGAAAAGCCTAAATTAAGGGATATGATTTGATCAAAGAACGAGAGTTGAGAGATTATATATTGGATTAATTTTTCGAGGTATTATTCTGAATTGGGTGCGtcaaatttttcaaaagctAGCTCTCATTAAACCCTAGCTAAAAGTTGGTGGGTGTAGGCATAGGGATTAGGATCGATGCATTTTGAAATCCTTCAACTGAATGGGGGCCATGGTTTGCAGTTAAAGTTGTAGAGAGAGGGggtatttcttttctctcttccacTTTACATGTTGGAGAGGAAAGGAATATGAATACAGCTCCTTTCTAACATAAATATTCAACAATGGACCACGCATTTGTCTGATTCTTCTGAGAATCTGATGAAGCGTACGAAATGCATCTATCATATTGTAAACGAGTCATAAGTATCAAACTAGCAAAGTGAACGCGGTGCATTAAATCAAGAAATTGAGCGCAACGATTTTGAGCAGTCACCAATCACTACTAGAAAACTTCTGTATCCGCCATTGGTACACCCGTGACCTATACTAAGGTAGGTCATAGGTTTTTCCATAGTATGTTGGATACGATGAGTTTTACAGAATATGCGTATGTTCCCATTTCAGTGTGTGTTTTTTTCACGGTTTAATTTATAGTTTTATCTTAAAGAATTTCGGTGCAATGTAGGAAGGAAACTACAATGTAGAAAGTCACTTATGCAGCTTGGATGACAATTTATTATTGAATATGCACACAATTATCCTAACAAAAGTCCACAACAATGAACGTCGTCTCTATTCAACTAATCATCTATCCTAAACCAAATTAGGAGGGCCTACACCTATCAACTTCATTGGAACTTTTGGCAATGAAAGCATGCAGCAACGCCAAAAGTGTATATACTATATAGtttagaataaaaataataataataaaaggtaGCGTAATGTCATAATGAAAGCACAAAACAGGGTAGGGTATTTGAAAACTAATGAAAGCATAGATAGCAGCATCTATGTATATCCagtattatttatttcctaaCTTCTGATTCCCCAaattaatctttttcttttagtggGGCCCTCATGtcgaagaaagagagaagaatgaGGTGATCAATTTGTTCCCGGATCCGCAGGAGGAGGCTCCATACATATTTGATGATATACATGACATAATTATATTTGGTTGTTGCTGGGTTTACTGCACTGCATGTGTAAATGTAGGCCCTTTATATTATTAACTGCTGCGGCTTTGAAACTGGGGTTGATTGAATTAACCAATCAGATTCATAACTGGATGAAAAGGGCCAGTTGCTCTTGAAACT
Above is a genomic segment from Prunus dulcis chromosome 7, ALMONDv2, whole genome shotgun sequence containing:
- the LOC117635280 gene encoding alpha carbonic anhydrase 7-like yields the protein MINMKHRSKPIFIISCFLVFVLLFMHSTISVVKAQEVEDERDFDYVEGSKKGPAYWGEIKKEWAACKHGGMQSPIDLPRKSFQILPSLVELKRIYKPSNATLKNRGHDIMLEWAGNAGSIEISGIQYFLKQSHWHSPSEHSINGKRYDMELHMVYQSPDPKVESNTAVVGVLYQIGSPDAFLSKLTRDIASMTDKNTERSIGVIDPAEIVEFDGKNYYRYTGSLTIPPCTEGVIWIMSQQFGTVSSEQIDLLRVSVYDYAEMNARPLQPLNHRMIRLYFQKPKIIKYN